The Bernardetia sp. MNP-M8 genome includes a region encoding these proteins:
- a CDS encoding SMI1/KNR4 family protein: MKEPVLPIKTIGETNWTTKLTIFLEEYDVEVVGLESLSSKFELPKLMDMYFRNFGGIDSHDFMYNLYTPNKFIKLSESSWSFVKDKFSLKEMDEYIVFAESPSNDPICFHKTNNSIYLFSHDPIKKAKVFEDFNQYLLYEIIELQKLMGDIEWSEEEEIEYKKENFRGKDIDYEFRYMKL; the protein is encoded by the coding sequence ATGAAAGAACCTGTATTACCAATAAAAACAATAGGAGAGACTAATTGGACAACAAAATTAACTATATTCTTAGAGGAATATGATGTAGAAGTTGTTGGCTTAGAATCTTTATCTAGTAAGTTTGAATTACCTAAGTTAATGGATATGTATTTCAGAAATTTTGGGGGCATTGATAGTCATGACTTTATGTATAATCTCTATACCCCTAATAAATTTATAAAGTTATCTGAATCCTCTTGGAGTTTCGTAAAGGATAAATTTTCTTTGAAGGAAATGGATGAGTACATTGTATTTGCTGAAAGCCCTAGTAATGATCCTATCTGTTTTCACAAAACCAATAATTCAATATATCTTTTTTCTCATGATCCTATAAAAAAAGCTAAAGTTTTTGAAGATTTTAATCAATATTTATTATACGAAATTATTGAATTACAGAAGCTAATGGGAGATATTGAATGGAGTGAAGAAGAGGAAATTGAGTATAAAAAAGAGAATTTTAGAGGAAAAGATATTGATTATGAATTTAGATATATGAAATTGTAA
- a CDS encoding DUF6531 domain-containing protein has protein sequence MSTGITPSKVTKEVANSSKDALQGKTFSAIASKLFGEAQTQLHSLQAALGGFLPSIPGQPAGKFQDIAIGIDGHPTVFPPSPMLPVPHVGMVFDIIAAIFAAIDMAIPPAPEPAPVPEGEEPPPEPISVTSVARAIVAMMKPSVQVNNKWIANAGTPIQHLPGIILHALPVVAPMSSSEMFMGSATVLADGAPFSFQFLPALSCNLVGIPAPFRPKKPSKPKTSLMAPTSALLNVIPAGKPVLVGGPPMIDLFALAVNLGLKGLGKLWKRVGDKFQGLIDKIKKKHPKTGKILQFSKCKMFGEPVDAATGRVYANNEDFSLPGPIPLVWERTYYSDVEMKTNLGYNWHLSCDMGLWQVDQGFFCVRLKDAREIILPPLQVGDQFHQRQDKMLWFRDEKGYGLRTEEGLTHRFATQSYKGGFRPIRFIENDLGFRIVFEYNGQGHLNRIIDSAGRNIYVETDFEGRVKAVHTQNQNETIYLIRYDYDEEGNLAHVTDANGVTKHFEYQGRLLSKLTNQSGLSFYWEYDRKDEDAKCIHTWGDDGILEYWTKYEEGKTTTTNSLGQTTTYFYDAKSLIYRITDAKKGDTYQTYNLYDELSVLTDPDGNTTKYEYDKFGNIAKLTDANQKISTFEYDDQYRLLNYSSAGGTTLEWEYDEKGRLIKRIFPNDASLDFEYDGKLLHKMIDHKGKTTQFWWDEYANLSTVEHFDGTKSHWKYDELGNLLSSTDPKSNVTRFRYDKMSNVIELYEADGNHHIFEYDDAGNIIRAKDDNREVTFTYWGLGLLKSRSENGHTVIFDYDKEEQLKTITNEKGESYRFTRDGVGDVIGEWGFDGLQRRYHRTLGGRVTRVLRPAQRWTSYHYDGVGNILTSEQYDGYTEFFTYNDDGILVEAANPTSTVQYKRDDLGRVIEESQNEHSIKSKYDDEGNRILVTSSLGASIQNSFNSDGSLSQIDTKEGWQSRFERDSLGLELARYTTGNVEVHTQRDNLGRVTLQNIQGKNVEGSRKRYFWSKGNRLDKILNEGTGQKTEFDYDVEGNLLSADYNGVETIYKMPDAIGNLFKSATRSDRKYNKGGKLVEDETYFYEYDEEGNLQYKTARKAAKPKVVRSLLAEDHERAVKEAPSSLQRWTYHWYGNGMLKGVVKPSGEHISFEYDALGRRTAKINHTAKSMYRYVWDGNVILHEWKYGLSERPSLSVNEKGELSSEQPEPTENIVTWVYEEGSFVPSAKLVGKEKYSIISNYLGTPESAYDSQGNKVWEREIDIYGTVKKGDSIFVPFLYQGQYFDSETDLAYNRFRYYSPETGTYISQDPISLLGGDRFYAYVHNTNKCVDVFGLYNGEGVRDLDAYNSFHNHQLANNEFLLKDTEHFSKANESLHNKFQNHPEFAAKMEAKYPGITKHVAPTRRGTHRGTAPKGTTWHHATSSQAGGKRGILQLVDMSDHAKYHKIYHPEDIGGRNEWGGGTSCRK, from the coding sequence ATGAGTACAGGAATAACACCAAGCAAAGTAACTAAAGAAGTAGCTAATTCATCTAAAGATGCTCTTCAAGGCAAAACCTTCTCAGCTATTGCTTCAAAATTATTTGGAGAAGCACAGACTCAATTACATAGCTTACAAGCTGCATTAGGAGGTTTTTTGCCTTCTATACCTGGACAGCCAGCAGGAAAGTTTCAAGATATTGCTATTGGTATAGATGGACACCCTACAGTTTTTCCTCCTTCTCCTATGTTACCTGTTCCTCATGTAGGAATGGTATTCGATATTATAGCTGCTATATTTGCTGCTATTGATATGGCAATTCCACCAGCTCCAGAACCAGCTCCTGTACCTGAAGGGGAAGAACCACCACCAGAACCTATTAGTGTTACTTCAGTAGCTCGGGCTATTGTAGCCATGATGAAGCCTAGTGTTCAGGTAAATAACAAATGGATTGCCAATGCAGGTACTCCTATTCAGCATCTTCCAGGTATTATTTTACATGCTCTTCCAGTAGTTGCTCCTATGTCTTCTTCTGAAATGTTTATGGGAAGTGCTACTGTATTAGCTGATGGAGCTCCGTTTTCATTCCAGTTTTTGCCTGCGTTATCTTGTAATCTAGTAGGTATTCCTGCTCCATTTAGACCTAAAAAACCGTCAAAACCCAAAACAAGTTTGATGGCTCCTACTTCAGCACTTCTTAATGTAATTCCTGCTGGAAAACCTGTATTAGTTGGAGGACCTCCTATGATAGATTTGTTTGCTCTTGCTGTTAATCTAGGATTGAAAGGACTAGGAAAGTTATGGAAAAGAGTAGGAGATAAATTTCAAGGCTTAATTGATAAAATCAAGAAAAAACATCCTAAAACAGGTAAAATATTACAATTTTCTAAGTGTAAAATGTTTGGTGAACCTGTAGATGCTGCAACAGGTAGAGTATATGCCAATAATGAAGACTTTAGTTTGCCTGGTCCTATTCCTTTGGTTTGGGAACGTACCTATTATAGCGATGTAGAAATGAAAACCAATTTAGGTTACAACTGGCATCTTAGCTGCGATATGGGACTTTGGCAAGTAGATCAAGGATTCTTTTGTGTGCGCCTCAAAGATGCTAGAGAAATTATATTACCACCTCTTCAAGTTGGTGATCAGTTTCATCAACGCCAAGACAAAATGCTTTGGTTTAGAGATGAAAAAGGGTATGGTTTGCGTACTGAAGAAGGACTTACACATCGTTTTGCTACTCAATCTTATAAAGGTGGATTCCGTCCAATTCGTTTTATAGAAAATGATTTAGGATTCCGTATTGTCTTTGAATATAACGGACAAGGACACCTTAACCGAATTATAGACAGTGCAGGACGCAATATTTATGTAGAAACTGATTTTGAAGGAAGAGTAAAAGCTGTTCATACACAAAATCAAAATGAAACAATATATTTGATTCGTTATGACTATGATGAAGAAGGAAATTTAGCTCATGTAACAGATGCCAATGGTGTAACCAAGCATTTTGAGTACCAAGGAAGATTACTCAGCAAACTCACTAACCAAAGTGGACTTAGTTTTTATTGGGAATATGACCGAAAAGACGAAGATGCAAAATGTATTCATACGTGGGGCGATGATGGTATTTTAGAATATTGGACAAAATATGAAGAAGGAAAAACAACTACCACCAATTCATTAGGACAGACAACAACCTATTTTTATGATGCTAAGTCATTGATTTATAGAATTACAGATGCTAAGAAAGGAGATACCTATCAAACTTATAATCTCTATGATGAACTTTCTGTATTGACTGACCCTGATGGAAATACGACAAAATACGAATACGATAAATTTGGAAATATTGCCAAGCTCACAGATGCCAATCAAAAAATAAGCACTTTTGAGTATGATGATCAGTATCGTCTTTTAAATTATAGCTCAGCAGGAGGAACAACCTTAGAATGGGAATACGATGAAAAAGGTAGACTTATAAAACGTATTTTTCCAAATGATGCAAGTCTTGACTTTGAATATGATGGAAAGCTCTTGCATAAAATGATAGACCACAAAGGCAAAACGACACAGTTTTGGTGGGACGAATATGCAAATTTGAGTACAGTAGAACATTTTGATGGCACAAAAAGCCATTGGAAATACGATGAATTAGGCAATTTATTGAGTAGTACTGATCCAAAATCAAACGTAACTCGTTTTAGATATGATAAAATGAGTAATGTAATAGAGCTTTACGAAGCAGACGGCAATCATCATATTTTTGAGTATGATGATGCAGGAAATATTATCCGAGCTAAAGACGATAATCGTGAAGTAACTTTTACCTATTGGGGCTTAGGTCTTTTGAAAAGCCGTTCAGAAAACGGACATACTGTTATTTTTGATTACGATAAAGAAGAACAGCTCAAAACGATTACCAATGAAAAAGGCGAATCGTATCGTTTTACCCGAGATGGTGTAGGCGATGTGATTGGCGAATGGGGTTTTGATGGCTTACAACGCCGTTATCACCGTACTTTGGGAGGACGAGTAACAAGAGTTTTGCGTCCTGCTCAACGTTGGACAAGCTACCATTATGATGGAGTAGGAAATATCTTGACTTCAGAACAATATGACGGTTATACGGAGTTTTTTACGTATAATGATGATGGTATTTTGGTAGAAGCAGCCAATCCAACTTCTACAGTACAGTACAAACGAGATGATTTGGGTAGAGTGATTGAAGAATCCCAAAACGAACACAGCATAAAAAGTAAATATGACGATGAAGGCAACCGTATTTTGGTTACTTCTTCTTTGGGTGCATCAATTCAAAACTCGTTTAATAGTGATGGTTCGTTGTCTCAAATAGATACTAAAGAAGGCTGGCAAAGTCGTTTCGAAAGAGATAGCTTAGGCTTAGAACTAGCTCGTTACACAACTGGCAATGTAGAAGTTCATACGCAACGAGATAATTTAGGACGTGTAACGCTTCAAAACATTCAAGGTAAGAATGTAGAAGGCAGTCGTAAACGTTATTTTTGGAGCAAAGGCAATCGTTTGGACAAAATCTTAAACGAAGGCACAGGACAAAAAACAGAATTTGACTACGATGTAGAAGGAAATTTATTGAGTGCAGACTACAATGGCGTAGAAACGATTTATAAAATGCCTGATGCTATCGGTAATTTATTCAAAAGTGCTACCCGTTCGGATAGAAAATACAACAAAGGAGGTAAATTAGTAGAAGATGAAACGTATTTTTATGAGTACGATGAAGAAGGCAATCTTCAATATAAAACAGCACGTAAAGCAGCCAAACCAAAAGTAGTCCGTAGTTTGTTGGCAGAAGACCACGAACGAGCAGTCAAAGAAGCTCCAAGTAGTTTGCAGCGATGGACGTATCATTGGTATGGAAACGGAATGCTAAAAGGTGTTGTCAAGCCAAGTGGCGAACATATTTCTTTTGAATACGATGCATTGGGCAGACGAACAGCCAAAATAAACCATACAGCCAAAAGTATGTATAGGTATGTTTGGGATGGAAATGTAATTTTGCACGAATGGAAATATGGCTTATCAGAACGCCCTAGTTTGAGTGTCAATGAAAAGGGAGAACTTTCTAGTGAGCAGCCAGAACCTACCGAAAATATAGTAACTTGGGTGTATGAAGAAGGTAGTTTTGTGCCGAGTGCTAAACTGGTGGGGAAAGAGAAGTATTCTATTATTTCCAATTATTTAGGCACACCTGAATCAGCTTATGACTCGCAAGGGAATAAGGTTTGGGAGAGAGAAATTGACATTTATGGTACTGTCAAAAAAGGAGATAGTATTTTTGTTCCTTTCCTCTATCAAGGTCAATATTTTGATAGTGAAACAGATTTAGCTTACAATCGTTTTAGGTATTATAGTCCTGAAACGGGTACTTATATTTCTCAAGATCCTATTAGTTTACTTGGTGGAGATAGATTTTATGCCTATGTTCATAATACTAATAAATGTGTTGATGTTTTTGGATTATATAATGGTGAAGGGGTTAGAGACTTAGATGCATATAATTCCTTTCATAATCATCAGCTAGCCAATAATGAATTTCTACTAAAAGATACAGAACATTTTTCAAAGGCTAATGAATCATTACATAATAAATTTCAAAATCATCCTGAATTTGCTGCCAAAATGGAGGCTAAGTATCCTGGAATAACAAAACATGTGGCTCCTACTAGAAGAGGCACTCATAGAGGAACAGCTCCAAAGGGAACGACATGGCATCACGCTACATCATCTCAGGCAGGAGGAAAACGAGGAATATTACAACTTGTAGACATGTCAGACCATGCTAAATATCACAAAATATATCATCCTGAAGATATTGGGGGTAGAAATGAATGGGGTGGTGGAACATCTTGTCGTAAATAA